ATAAATAGCAAATTAAAAGTATCTGAATGATCCTCTCCCTCATATCAATCACATTCGCCTTCCTAAACCCTGACCGCCATTGATTAAACATACATACATACGTAATTGATTTTTGATTGTGAAGAATAATAATCAATGGCATTTGCAAGCAAAGGCGGGGGATTCGATATCGAGGCGCAGACAGGTCACTTGTACCCCGGGATGATGGAGAATCCTGAGCTCCGTTGGGGATTTATTCGTAAAGTTTACGTAATTCTTTGTATTCAGTTGCTTCTCACCGTTGCTGTTGCTTCTGTCGTTGTTTTCGTTGAACCTGTCTCTCATTTTGTTCTTCATACGCCTGCTGGTTTCGCGCTTTATATCCTTAGTGTCGTTCTCACCTTCATTAGTATGTTCCTAACCTTTTGCGCCTTTTTTATTAAATCCTCGCGATTAATCGTAAATGTATGTTGTATGTTTTGGATGTTGATGCTTGTGATTTGTTGAGATTTATTGATTTAGTTGAAATTATTGATCGTATGTGTGTGCATCTCAGAATTGATCGTATTTCAGATGTTGATGATTGCGATTTGTTGAGATTTATCAATCAGTTGATGATATCAATCGTATGCATATGTATATTTTGGAATTGATCATATATTACATgattgtgattttcttgagattCAATGGCTTAGGTTATGAATTGATCGTTTAGTGTATATATATTTCTTTTGGAATTGTGCAGTTGAGATTTAATGGCTTAGTTTATGTGTTGATTGTTTTATGTGTTTATATTTCTTTTGGAATTGTGCAGTTAAGTGTGGACTGCATATGACAGATGTTCGTATTGATGTTCTCGATTTTTCTAGGTTTTATAGAGATTTATTGATAACTTGACTTGATTGATACTTATAAAATTTTCAATTTGCGCGGCCTAATTAGATTAGGTGTATATGTGTATTTTGGAATTGTGAATCTCTGTATCAGTTGCATATATTAGTTGATTATATTTATAGGTTGATTATTTTGATTTGTCGATTGGATTGAAGTTATTCATATATGTATTCACAGTTTCATGTTTGTCgttttatgtattattttgtaaTTTGTAATTTGTGCAGTTCTGTGCCCGTTGCATATCTATCAGAAACGTCATCCTgtgaatataattctgcttatGGTGTTCACCTTGCTGATTTCCTTTGCTGTCGGATTGACTTGCTCTATAAATTCTGGTATGTTTTCTTCCCGATTTTCtgttttattttatatatatgtgtttgtTTATGCATGCTTATGCTATACATAAACGTAGTGTTTTAATTGATAAAGTACAATTTGCAATAGGTGATATGTAGTAGAAGACATTTGTTTTGTAAACTTACGTATATAGTCTTTAGAGGACAAAACATATTTTCACTGTAAACAATATTTTGTTCTGTTCTAATAGATTTACAATGTTGAAGAAATTTTACATGTTTTATTAAGGTGAATAAAGAGATACTTAATAAGAAGGGAATGAAATTGTAGAAGATTAGATAAGATATATTTGGTAGTTAAAGAATTAAGGCAACGAGAGGGTATCCCTTAGTTTTAAGCCAAGAGATAATTACAAAAACTAAAATTTTTACTTCTCCTTAAGCTTTGTTAGGCTGTGAAGGCAACACAATCCATAGCCATTgttattttacaaaaaaaaaattactgAACCACTTTCAGAGTCAGCAAAATGCCAAAGCTGGATGTCAACATGATAGAAGATTCAGGGAACATCGTAACCAACGAAGATGCAAACCCGGTTCAtaagtttggggctcacaacacacacacactcaatttataaacctgtatataaaatattataataaatgaCCCTTCATTACACAACTCTGGATcgcaacaggataaagtatgaaaacaagccaccatCTTACTTCATGTTTTTTGTAGACTTTGAATACACAACGTCAGAAACCTTTAAATAAGAGTACAGATTCACCTTATACTAGTCTTGCACCATTTTTGTTTCCCACAGTATATCACATTATTTTTCATCTGGTCATGTATTTATATGCAATCATACTATATTTATCTCCTCTCTGTTCTTTTTTCCCACTTTGTTGTTTAAAACTCTCATTGAGGATCTACAAGGCTAGTTTGGTCTTCATCACAATAGTTGAATGTTATAATGTAATGTGTATAAGGAATCTTCGATTGATTATCTCACTTATGCATAATAATATGTGGGGATTGGGGTTGAAGACTAGAATTCACAAGCAGTTCCTGTAAAACAGACATGCTCATGTAAATATGGATTCATGTTATCAGGGAAAGTTGTACTGGAGGCTGGAATATTGACTTGTGCTGTGGTGATAAGCCTTACTCTCTACACATTCTGGGCAGCCAAGAGAGGACATGATTTCCAGTTTCTCGGGCCATTCTTATTCACTTCTCTGTTGGTGCTCTGTCTTTTTGGCTTGATCCAGGTTATTAGAACTTCTTTTATCACCATTAATTATAGACGGTACTTCACCTGTCATTTCTTGTAATATTTTGCCTCTAGATATTGATTACTGTAATTGGTCTGCAAAAACAGGTCTTTGTACCTATGGGAGGAACAGGGAAAATGATCTATGGTTGCATTGGAGCTATCATATTTTCAGGATTCCTCATATATGACACTGACAATCTGATCAAACGCTATAATTACGATGAATATGTTGCAGCTGCATTAGCTCTTTACTTGGACATAATCAACCTCTTCCTGACTATACTTTCCATTCTGCAAGGGGCGGATGAGTAGCTTGAATATGGTTTGCTGGTCTGGCATCTCCTGACGCTTATAAGAATAGATG
This genomic interval from Apium graveolens cultivar Ventura chromosome 8, ASM990537v1, whole genome shotgun sequence contains the following:
- the LOC141678803 gene encoding protein LIFEGUARD 2-like — encoded protein: MAFASKGGGFDIEAQTGHLYPGMMENPELRWGFIRKVYVILCIQLLLTVAVASVVVFVEPVSHFVLHTPAGFALYILSVVLTFIILCPLHIYQKRHPVNIILLMVFTLLISFAVGLTCSINSGKVVLEAGILTCAVVISLTLYTFWAAKRGHDFQFLGPFLFTSLLVLCLFGLIQVFVPMGGTGKMIYGCIGAIIFSGFLIYDTDNLIKRYNYDEYVAAALALYLDIINLFLTILSILQGADE